The following proteins come from a genomic window of Sesamum indicum cultivar Zhongzhi No. 13 linkage group LG10, S_indicum_v1.0, whole genome shotgun sequence:
- the LOC105172452 gene encoding GDSL esterase/lipase At1g09390 → MSASLFSSAPLNPGYGFSLFPALFLFTVFLCVPHLAYSACGKPPIIFNFGDSNSDTGGIVAGLGIPVRLPNGRTFFGRSTGRLCDGRLVIDFLCQSLNTSLLNPYLESLGSSFSNGANFAIAGSATLPKRVPFALNIQVMQFMHFKDRSAELAATGANHLIGYDRFGDALYMIDIGQNDLADSFAKGLSYVQVVKKIPSVLAEIKNAVKNIYERGGRKFWVHNTGPLGCLPQKLALAKNISHDLDSFGCISSYNDVAKLFNEGLRQISVELRSEMEDATIVYVDMYTIKLDLIANSTKYGFSSPLMACCGSGGPPYNYERGISCGFPGYQVCDQSSQSVSWDGVHYTQAANALIASKILSTDYSTPPVMFDFFCQ, encoded by the exons ATGTCTGCTTCGCTCTTTTCCTCTGCTCCTCTCAACCCCGGCTATGGCTTCTCCCTCTTCCCCGCGCTTTTCCTCTTCACCGTTTTTCTCTGCGTACCGCATTTAGCTTATTCTGCCTGTGGAAAGCCTCCGATCATCTTCAACTTCGGCGATTCGAATTCCGATACCGGCGGAATCGTCGCTGGCCTAGGTATCCCCGTGAGGCTGCCCAATGGCCGTACTTTTTTCGGCCGATCTACGGGGCGCCTCTGCGATGGACGTCTTGTTATCGATTTTCTCT GTCAAAGTCTGAACACAAGTCTTCTAAACCCATATCTGGAGTCGCTAGGTTCTAGCTTTTCAAATGGGGCAAACTTTGCTATTGCAGGGTCCGCCACGCTGCCTAAAAGAGTACCATTTGCATTAAATATTCAGGTCATGCAGTTTATGCATTTTAAGGATCGCTCAGCTGAACTGGCTGCTACAG GTGCCAACCACTTGATAGGTTATGATAGGTTTGGTGATGCGCTTTACATGATTGATATTGGACAAAATGACCTTGCCGATTCATTTGCTAAGGGCCTATCCTATGTGCAAGTGGTCAAAAAGATACCTTCGGTACTGGCAGAAATCAAGAATGCTGTTAAG AACATATATGAACGTGGCGGCAGAAAATTCTGGGTTCACAACACCGGGCCTTTGGGCTGTCTACCCCAAAAACTTGCTTTGGCTAAAAATATCTCTCACGATCTTGATTCATTTGGATGTATTTCAAGTTATAATGATGTAGCAAAATTGTTCAATGAAGGCCTACGCCAAATATCTGTAGAATTAAGATCTGAGATGGAGGACGCAACCATTGTATATGTGGATATGTATACTATAAAGCTTGATCTCATTGCCAACTCCACCAAATATG GTTTCTCAAGTCCACTAATGGCATGTTGCGGGTCAGGTGGACCACCATACAACTACGAGAGAGGGATATCCTGTGGGTTTCCTGGCTATCAGGTCTGCGATCAATCATCTCAGTCCGTAAGCTGGGACGGTGTCCACTATACTCAAGCAGCAAACGCCCTTATAGCCTCCAAGATACTCTCCACAGATTATTCAACACCACCAGTTATGTTTGATTTCTTCTGTCAATGA
- the LOC105172453 gene encoding glucose-6-phosphate 1-dehydrogenase 4, chloroplastic — MASLSLSFQHPSVLSEMAVSAAPRLPVAESFITLAVHHRPLSCGSTWWICRNFKDLKLRMLQNLNFQGPKRKHDEKNEFKMLQIEEKDQLLDHSEAHHGRQNLQQLSAVTVSNESSSSSKTQHEDNSSPNQFDKSRRIETPALQTQALGITPQGRPPFLSIAIIGATGELARRKIFPALFALYYSGFLPENVGIFGYSRKNLTDDDFRSMIASTLTCRIDQQENCNEKMEAFMRRTYYLNGGYDNGEGMLKLRXXXXEGEFGANRIFYLSVPQEALLDVASSLADNGQSQKGWNRIITEKPFGSDLQSSQQLTRSLLLKFKENQLYRIDHLLGRNTIENLAVLRFSNLVFMPLWNRNYIRNVQVILSEDLGLKTPDGYLNSSGIIGDVVHSHIFQTIALLAMEPPVTLDGEDVRNEKVKLLRSIRKLETSDVILGYCTPASGSKGAAKFGKMMPTYFATALYIDNARWDGVPFLIKVGRGLNKHRVEIRIQFHHVPGNLYLAHIGHNSDLTNNELVLRDVPDEAILVRVNNKIPGLGIYLDASELNLFYKDKYDIEVPDSYEQLLHDVIDGDNHLFMRSDEVAAAWNILAPVLNAIDNNNFVPERYEQGGRCPDKAVYLWAKHGVQWTDD, encoded by the exons ATGGCGTCACTCTCGTTGTCTTTTCAGCACCCTTCCGTTCTTTCGGAAATGGCCGTCTCTGCAGCTCCTCGTCTTCCT GTGGCAGAAAGTTTCATAACTTTAGCTGTTCACCATCGTCCTTTGTCCTGTGGAAGTACCTGGTGGATTTGCAGGAACTTTAAAGATTTAAAACTTCGGATGCTTCAAAATCTGAATTTTCAAGGGCCCAAGAGAAAACATgatgagaaaaatgaatttaagatGCTGCAAATAGAAGAGAAAGATCAGTTACTTGACCATTCAGAAGCACATCATGGAAGACAAAATCTCCAACAGTTGTCAGCAGTCACTGTATCAAATG AATCCTCATCATCTTCCAAAACTCAGCATGAGGATAATTCTTCACCAAATCAGTTTGACAAGTCCAGAAGAATTGAGACACCGGCCCTACAAACTCAAGCCTTAGGTATCACTCCTCAGGGTAGACCACCATTTCTTAGCATTGCTATTATTGGGGCTACTGGTGAACTAGCAAGGAGGAAAATCTTTCCAGCACTATTTGCTTTGTACTACAGTGGCTTTCTTCCGGAG AATGTTGGTATATTTGGATATTCAAGGAAAAATTTAACTGATGACGACTTTCGATCCATGATAGCATCAACTTTAACATGTCGGATTGATCAGCA GGAAAACTGCAATGAAAAAATGGAAGCTTTTATGAGAAGAACGTATTATCTCAATGGAGGATATGACAACGGAGAAGGAATGTTGAAGCTTAGAGNNNNNNNNNNGGAG GGAGAGTTTGGAGCAAACAGAATATTCTACCTTTCTGTGCCCCAGGAGGCATTGCTGGATGTTGCATCATCTCTTGCTGATAACGGTCAAAGCCAGAAGGGTTGGAATCGTATAATAACAGAGAAGCCCTTTGGTTCTGATTTACAATCCTCTCAACAGCTGACTCGTTCTCTTCTTCTGAAATTCAAGGAGAATCAGTTGTATAG aatagaTCATCTTTTAGGGAGGAACACCATTGAAAATCTTGCTGTTCTAAGGTTCTCTAACCTAGTGTTTATGCCATTATGGAATCGGAATTACATACGCAATGTACAG GTCATCCTGTCGGAGGATTTAGGCCTAAAGACACCTGATGg GTATTTAAATAGCTCCGGAATTATAGGTGATGTTGTCCACAGCCACATATTCCAAACCATCGCGTTGCTTGCTATGGAACCTCCTGTAACTCTTGATGGCGAAGATGTTCGAAATGAAAAG GTCAAACTTTTAAGATCAATTCGGAAGTTGGAAACTAGTGATGTTATCCTTGGGTATTGCACACCTGCATCTGGAAGCAAGGGTGCTGCTAAATTTGGCAAAATGATGCCGACATACTTCGCAACTGCTTTATACATTGACAACGCACGGTGGGATGGTGTTCCATTTCTAATTAAAGTAGGCAGGGGACTTAATAAACACAG AGTCGAAATTCGCATTCAATTTCACCATGTTCCAGGGAATCTTTACCTTGCACATATCGGACATAATTCTGATCTTACCAACAACGAGCTGGTATTACGAGATGTGCCTGATGAAGCAATTCTGGTCAGAGTCAACAACAAAATTCCCGGATTAGGCATCTACTTGGATGCTTCtgaattgaatttgttttataaGGATAA GTACGATATAGAGGTACCCGACTCTTACGAGCAACTTCTTCATGACGTCATAGACGGAGACAACCATTTATTCATGAGAAGCGATGAGGTCGCAGCTGCATGGAATATCTTAGCTCCAGTTCTGAACGCAATTGACAACAACAACTTCGTACCCGAACGATATGAACAGGGAGGTAGAT GTCCAGACAAAGCTGTCTATCTTTGGGCAAAACATGGTGTCCAGTGGACGGACGACTAA